The following proteins come from a genomic window of Halictus rubicundus isolate RS-2024b chromosome 8, iyHalRubi1_principal, whole genome shotgun sequence:
- the Wdr59 gene encoding WD repeat domain 59 isoform X4: MSKRWGSDYVVTEHRDLQANSMAVDATGNYVLLAGRRCFAVKHLDEGADSLRKFQRQSKYEIGTTEWNPTSLNSHLCAVSSNTRIEILSLTGGSGYELQTTNSLKAHTRVVSDLNWHPKEPDIIASCSIDTFIHIWDIRDQRKPCLSLSAVAGSSQVRWNGLSPNILATAHDGDIKIWDQRKGNSPVQYIAAHLTKIHGLDWCPFQQNQLATSSQDCTVKIFDISNPRRAESIVTTNSPVWRVRYTPFGEGLVTIVVPQLRRGENSLLLWNTTNLGAPIYTFVGHTDVVLEFQWRHQKLENSEFELITWSKDQCLRIYKIDPFLKKLCGHGMDDSASIYTQYSEDNNLRTLQTIQQLQLNDTQADRELNCIATKADESTMNSESDTYIENNKEISSPTQPKTLQQEFSLINMNIPNIEVNAMDAVERSCTVTASNKSYNVILKVNFPANYPYSAQPTFQFCPGTTIDNATMTKLLKVLKQTAQQRVKKNRSCLEPCLRQLIATLEQTCKKDENETTHIGYDIQDNANFLSSSNMYTNYQDAYIPFPRTSGAKFCCVGILVCFGRASYTRRTSMKPESTTPRALSALGNGIGNGEHFMHMYSNSYVQSNENIPISSFYFQDRKMSRGLHNTSRMTHRTYCKNYHFMVIIYDASSLFFVNKELAEKYVINITDIPAMCQYNANVAAQLERPDLVQAWCLAALVISQPVSNVGQNSCQSPDIDAPWPLHPFGQNLIHSLIQHYANQSDIQMAGMLSCAFSYRSENPDVVQTRLSSKSVNVSPGGSPYHTIHLADTTLEGWNFQNLKQHRSNSWSDSLDDLKLIQDTFGDSVKNIRLLDEKYTTLYDGYKKAYAEVLHRWRLLDARAQVLKHVSTTPLDTHKGVEFQSECQLCSKVSRGPQCVNCKRLALECVICHISVRGPSNFCIFCGHGGHTQHLAAWFANETLCPTGCGCNCLQESSTLLKV, from the exons ATGTCAAAACGTTGGGGCAGCGACTATGTGGTCACGGAGCACCGCGATTTGCAG GCTAATAGCATGGCCGTGGATGCGACTGGCAACTACGTGTTACTTGCCGG GCGTAGATGTTTTGCTGTGAAACATCTTGACGAGGGTGCGGACAGCTTGAGGAAATTTCAGAGGCAAAGTAAATATGAAATCGGCACAACCGAATGGAATCCTACGAGTTTGAATTCTCACCTGTGCGCTGTCTCT AGTAATACACGTATAGAGATATTGTCGCTTACCGGAGGCAGCGGCTATGAATTACAGACAACAAATAGTCTTAAGGCACATACAAGAGTAGTCAGCGACTTGAACTGGCATCCCAAAGAACCTGATATCATCGCTTCTTGCAGCATCGACACATTTATACATATTTGGGACATAAGAGACCAAAGGAAACCTTGTTTGTCATTGTCCGCAGTTG CTGGATCTTCCCAAGTGAGATGGAACGGCTTATCCCCAAATATATTAGCCACAGCTCACGATGGAGATATTAAAATATGGGATCAACGGAAAGGAAATAGTCCTGTGCAGTACATAGCCGCTCACCTAACAAAG ATACATGGTTTAGATTGGTGTCCCTTTCAACAAAACCAACTGGCCACTTCTAGTCAGGATTGTACAGTGAAAATTTTCGATATTAGCAATCCGCGCAGAGCCGAAAGTATTGTTACAACGAATTCACCAGTATGGAGAGTCAGATATACG CCGTTTGGAGAAGGTTTAGTGACGATAGTGGTGCCGCAATTACGACGAGGAGAGAACAGTTTATTGTTATGGAACACAACGAATCTCGGTGCACCTATTTACACGTTCGTAGGACACACAGACGTTGTTCTTGAATTTCAATGGAGGCACCAAAAATTAG AAAATAGTGAATTCGAATTGATTACTTGGTCAAAGGATCAATGCTTGAGGATATATAAAATTGATCCATTCTTGAAGAAA TTGTGCGGACATGGCATGGATGACAGCGCATCTATTTATACACAGTATTCAGAAGATAATAATTTAA GAACACTCCAGACTATCCAACAGCTACAACTGAATGATACTCAAGCCGACCGGGAATTGAATTGTATAGCAACGAAAGCGGACGAATCTACGATGAATTCTGAATCGGATACGTACATTGAGAATAATAAAGAAATATCGTCTCCCACGCAACCAAAGACTCTGCAACAAGAATTTTCTTTAATCAACATGAACATACCGAATATAGAG GTGAACGCGATGGACGCTGTGGAGCGTAGTTGCACCGTAACAgcgtcgaataaaagttacaacGTCATATTGAAAGTGAATTTCCCCGCGAATTATCCGTATAGCGCGCAACCCACATTCCAATTCTGTCCTGGAACAACAATCGACAACGCAACAATGACGAAACTGTTGAAAGTGTTGAAACAAACTGCTCAGCAACGCGTGAAAAAGAACAGATCCTGTTTAGAACCATGTCTGAGGCAATTGATCGCAACTTTGGAGCAA ACATGTAAAAAAGACGAAAATGAAACTACGCACATCGGATACGACATTCAGGACAACGCTAATTTTTTAAGTTCCTCGAATATGTATACAAACTATCAGGACGCTTATATACCCTTCCCCAGGACCTCGGGAGCCAAGTTCTGCTGCGTAG GTATTCTTGTATGTTTTGGTCGTGCGTCGTATACTAGAAGGACGTCGATGAAGCCGGAGAGCACGACGCCTAGAGCTCTGTCCGCTTTAGGAAACGGAATTGGCAATGGGGAACATTTCATGCATATGTATTCGAATTCGTATGTGCAATCCAACGAGAACATTCCCATCAGTTCCTTCTACTTTCAAGACCGT AAAATGAGTCGCGGATTACACAACACCAGTAGAATGACTCACAGAACGTATTGTAAAAATTATCACTTCATGGTAATCATTTACGATGCTTCGTCATTATTTTTCGTGAATAAGGAGCTGGCTGAGAAATATGT GATTAATATCACCGACATTCCAGCGATGTGTCAATACAATGCGAACGTCGCTGCGCAATTGGAACGGCCCGATTTGGTTCAGGCATGGTGTTTGGCCGCTCTTGTGATATCGCAACCGGTTTCAAACGTTGGACAAAATTCTTGTCAGTCACCCGACATCGATGCACCATGGCCACTGCATCCTTTTGGTCAAAATTTAATTCATTCTTT AATACAGCATTATGCCAATCAATCAGATATTCAAATGGCAGGCATGCTGAGCTGTGCATTTAGCTATCGTTCAGAGAACCCAGATGTCGTTCAGACCCGGCTAAGTAGCAAGTCTGTTAACGTCAGT CCTGGGGGATCACCAtaccacaccatacatttagcCGACACCACCTTGGAAGGATGGAATTTTCAGAATTTGAAACAACACAGATCCAACTCGTGGTCTGACTCCCTCGACGACTTAAAGCTCATCCAGGACACATTTGGAGACTCCGTAAAGAATATTAG GCTACTCGATGAAAAGTACACCACTCTTTACGACGGATACAAGAAAGCATACGCGGAAGTGCTGCACAGATGGCGACTGTTGGATGCTCGAGCACAAGTATTGAAGCACGTCAGCACAACCCCTCTGGACACGCATAAAGGCGTTGAATTTCAGAGCGAATGCCAATTGTGTAGCAAAGTTAGCAGAGGTCCCCAATGTGTAAATTGTAAACGACTCGCCCTGGAATGCGTGATTTGTCACATTTCTGTGAGAG GTCCAAGTAATTTCTGTATATTTTGTGGGCACGGAGGACACACGCAACACTTGGCAGCATGGTTTGCCAACGAGACACTGTGCCCGACAGGTTGCGGATGTAACTGTTTGCAAGAGAGTTCTACCCTCTTAAAGGTGTAA
- the Wdr59 gene encoding WD repeat domain 59 isoform X3, translated as MAVDATGNYVLLAGRRCFAVKHLDEGADSLRKFQRQSKYEIGTTEWNPTSLNSHLCAVSSNTRIEILSLTGGSGYELQTTNSLKAHTRVVSDLNWHPKEPDIIASCSIDTFIHIWDIRDQRKPCLSLSAVAGSSQVRWNGLSPNILATAHDGDIKIWDQRKGNSPVQYIAAHLTKIHGLDWCPFQQNQLATSSQDCTVKIFDISNPRRAESIVTTNSPVWRVRYTPFGEGLVTIVVPQLRRGENSLLLWNTTNLGAPIYTFVGHTDVVLEFQWRHQKLENSEFELITWSKDQCLRIYKIDPFLKKLCGHGMDDSASIYTQYSEDNNLRTLQTIQQLQLNDTQADRELNCIATKADESTMNSESDTYIENNKEISSPTQPKTLQQEFSLINMNIPNIEVNAMDAVERSCTVTASNKSYNVILKVNFPANYPYSAQPTFQFCPGTTIDNATMTKLLKVLKQTAQQRVKKNRSCLEPCLRQLIATLEQTCKKDENETTHIGYDIQDNANFLSSSNMYTNYQDAYIPFPRTSGAKFCCVGILVCFGRASYTRRTSMKPESTTPRALSALGNGIGNGEHFMHMYSNSYVQSNENIPISSFYFQDRKMSRGLHNTSRMTHRTYCKNYHFMVIIYDASSLFFVNKELAEKYVINITDIPAMCQYNANVAAQLERPDLVQAWCLAALVISQPVSNVGQNSCQSPDIDAPWPLHPFGQNLIHSLIQHYANQSDIQMAGMLSCAFSYRSENPDVVQTRLSSKSVNVSRLSTGKWWLKHRSGSVVMPQSMQPGGSPYHTIHLADTTLEGWNFQNLKQHRSNSWSDSLDDLKLIQDTFGDSVKNIRLLDEKYTTLYDGYKKAYAEVLHRWRLLDARAQVLKHVSTTPLDTHKGVEFQSECQLCSKVSRGPQCVNCKRLALECVICHISVRGPSNFCIFCGHGGHTQHLAAWFANETLCPTGCGCNCLQESSTLLKV; from the exons ATGGCCGTGGATGCGACTGGCAACTACGTGTTACTTGCCGG GCGTAGATGTTTTGCTGTGAAACATCTTGACGAGGGTGCGGACAGCTTGAGGAAATTTCAGAGGCAAAGTAAATATGAAATCGGCACAACCGAATGGAATCCTACGAGTTTGAATTCTCACCTGTGCGCTGTCTCT AGTAATACACGTATAGAGATATTGTCGCTTACCGGAGGCAGCGGCTATGAATTACAGACAACAAATAGTCTTAAGGCACATACAAGAGTAGTCAGCGACTTGAACTGGCATCCCAAAGAACCTGATATCATCGCTTCTTGCAGCATCGACACATTTATACATATTTGGGACATAAGAGACCAAAGGAAACCTTGTTTGTCATTGTCCGCAGTTG CTGGATCTTCCCAAGTGAGATGGAACGGCTTATCCCCAAATATATTAGCCACAGCTCACGATGGAGATATTAAAATATGGGATCAACGGAAAGGAAATAGTCCTGTGCAGTACATAGCCGCTCACCTAACAAAG ATACATGGTTTAGATTGGTGTCCCTTTCAACAAAACCAACTGGCCACTTCTAGTCAGGATTGTACAGTGAAAATTTTCGATATTAGCAATCCGCGCAGAGCCGAAAGTATTGTTACAACGAATTCACCAGTATGGAGAGTCAGATATACG CCGTTTGGAGAAGGTTTAGTGACGATAGTGGTGCCGCAATTACGACGAGGAGAGAACAGTTTATTGTTATGGAACACAACGAATCTCGGTGCACCTATTTACACGTTCGTAGGACACACAGACGTTGTTCTTGAATTTCAATGGAGGCACCAAAAATTAG AAAATAGTGAATTCGAATTGATTACTTGGTCAAAGGATCAATGCTTGAGGATATATAAAATTGATCCATTCTTGAAGAAA TTGTGCGGACATGGCATGGATGACAGCGCATCTATTTATACACAGTATTCAGAAGATAATAATTTAA GAACACTCCAGACTATCCAACAGCTACAACTGAATGATACTCAAGCCGACCGGGAATTGAATTGTATAGCAACGAAAGCGGACGAATCTACGATGAATTCTGAATCGGATACGTACATTGAGAATAATAAAGAAATATCGTCTCCCACGCAACCAAAGACTCTGCAACAAGAATTTTCTTTAATCAACATGAACATACCGAATATAGAG GTGAACGCGATGGACGCTGTGGAGCGTAGTTGCACCGTAACAgcgtcgaataaaagttacaacGTCATATTGAAAGTGAATTTCCCCGCGAATTATCCGTATAGCGCGCAACCCACATTCCAATTCTGTCCTGGAACAACAATCGACAACGCAACAATGACGAAACTGTTGAAAGTGTTGAAACAAACTGCTCAGCAACGCGTGAAAAAGAACAGATCCTGTTTAGAACCATGTCTGAGGCAATTGATCGCAACTTTGGAGCAA ACATGTAAAAAAGACGAAAATGAAACTACGCACATCGGATACGACATTCAGGACAACGCTAATTTTTTAAGTTCCTCGAATATGTATACAAACTATCAGGACGCTTATATACCCTTCCCCAGGACCTCGGGAGCCAAGTTCTGCTGCGTAG GTATTCTTGTATGTTTTGGTCGTGCGTCGTATACTAGAAGGACGTCGATGAAGCCGGAGAGCACGACGCCTAGAGCTCTGTCCGCTTTAGGAAACGGAATTGGCAATGGGGAACATTTCATGCATATGTATTCGAATTCGTATGTGCAATCCAACGAGAACATTCCCATCAGTTCCTTCTACTTTCAAGACCGT AAAATGAGTCGCGGATTACACAACACCAGTAGAATGACTCACAGAACGTATTGTAAAAATTATCACTTCATGGTAATCATTTACGATGCTTCGTCATTATTTTTCGTGAATAAGGAGCTGGCTGAGAAATATGT GATTAATATCACCGACATTCCAGCGATGTGTCAATACAATGCGAACGTCGCTGCGCAATTGGAACGGCCCGATTTGGTTCAGGCATGGTGTTTGGCCGCTCTTGTGATATCGCAACCGGTTTCAAACGTTGGACAAAATTCTTGTCAGTCACCCGACATCGATGCACCATGGCCACTGCATCCTTTTGGTCAAAATTTAATTCATTCTTT AATACAGCATTATGCCAATCAATCAGATATTCAAATGGCAGGCATGCTGAGCTGTGCATTTAGCTATCGTTCAGAGAACCCAGATGTCGTTCAGACCCGGCTAAGTAGCAAGTCTGTTAACGTCAGT AGGCTTTCTACAGGAAAGTGGTGGTTGAAG CATCGGAGTGGAAGTGTCGTGATGCCACAGAGCATGCAG CCTGGGGGATCACCAtaccacaccatacatttagcCGACACCACCTTGGAAGGATGGAATTTTCAGAATTTGAAACAACACAGATCCAACTCGTGGTCTGACTCCCTCGACGACTTAAAGCTCATCCAGGACACATTTGGAGACTCCGTAAAGAATATTAG GCTACTCGATGAAAAGTACACCACTCTTTACGACGGATACAAGAAAGCATACGCGGAAGTGCTGCACAGATGGCGACTGTTGGATGCTCGAGCACAAGTATTGAAGCACGTCAGCACAACCCCTCTGGACACGCATAAAGGCGTTGAATTTCAGAGCGAATGCCAATTGTGTAGCAAAGTTAGCAGAGGTCCCCAATGTGTAAATTGTAAACGACTCGCCCTGGAATGCGTGATTTGTCACATTTCTGTGAGAG GTCCAAGTAATTTCTGTATATTTTGTGGGCACGGAGGACACACGCAACACTTGGCAGCATGGTTTGCCAACGAGACACTGTGCCCGACAGGTTGCGGATGTAACTGTTTGCAAGAGAGTTCTACCCTCTTAAAGGTGTAA
- the Wdr59 gene encoding WD repeat domain 59 isoform X1, with product MSKRWGSDYVVTEHRDLQANSMAVDATGNYVLLAGRRCFAVKHLDEGADSLRKFQRQSKYEIGTTEWNPTSLNSHLCAVSSNTRIEILSLTGGSGYELQTTNSLKAHTRVVSDLNWHPKEPDIIASCSIDTFIHIWDIRDQRKPCLSLSAVAGSSQVRWNGLSPNILATAHDGDIKIWDQRKGNSPVQYIAAHLTKIHGLDWCPFQQNQLATSSQDCTVKIFDISNPRRAESIVTTNSPVWRVRYTPFGEGLVTIVVPQLRRGENSLLLWNTTNLGAPIYTFVGHTDVVLEFQWRHQKLENSEFELITWSKDQCLRIYKIDPFLKKLCGHGMDDSASIYTQYSEDNNLRTLQTIQQLQLNDTQADRELNCIATKADESTMNSESDTYIENNKEISSPTQPKTLQQEFSLINMNIPNIEVNAMDAVERSCTVTASNKSYNVILKVNFPANYPYSAQPTFQFCPGTTIDNATMTKLLKVLKQTAQQRVKKNRSCLEPCLRQLIATLEQTCKKDENETTHIGYDIQDNANFLSSSNMYTNYQDAYIPFPRTSGAKFCCVGILVCFGRASYTRRTSMKPESTTPRALSALGNGIGNGEHFMHMYSNSYVQSNENIPISSFYFQDRKMSRGLHNTSRMTHRTYCKNYHFMVIIYDASSLFFVNKELAEKYVINITDIPAMCQYNANVAAQLERPDLVQAWCLAALVISQPVSNVGQNSCQSPDIDAPWPLHPFGQNLIHSLIQHYANQSDIQMAGMLSCAFSYRSENPDVVQTRLSSKSVNVSRLSTGKWWLKHRSGSVVMPQSMQPGGSPYHTIHLADTTLEGWNFQNLKQHRSNSWSDSLDDLKLIQDTFGDSVKNIRLLDEKYTTLYDGYKKAYAEVLHRWRLLDARAQVLKHVSTTPLDTHKGVEFQSECQLCSKVSRGPQCVNCKRLALECVICHISVRGPSNFCIFCGHGGHTQHLAAWFANETLCPTGCGCNCLQESSTLLKV from the exons ATGTCAAAACGTTGGGGCAGCGACTATGTGGTCACGGAGCACCGCGATTTGCAG GCTAATAGCATGGCCGTGGATGCGACTGGCAACTACGTGTTACTTGCCGG GCGTAGATGTTTTGCTGTGAAACATCTTGACGAGGGTGCGGACAGCTTGAGGAAATTTCAGAGGCAAAGTAAATATGAAATCGGCACAACCGAATGGAATCCTACGAGTTTGAATTCTCACCTGTGCGCTGTCTCT AGTAATACACGTATAGAGATATTGTCGCTTACCGGAGGCAGCGGCTATGAATTACAGACAACAAATAGTCTTAAGGCACATACAAGAGTAGTCAGCGACTTGAACTGGCATCCCAAAGAACCTGATATCATCGCTTCTTGCAGCATCGACACATTTATACATATTTGGGACATAAGAGACCAAAGGAAACCTTGTTTGTCATTGTCCGCAGTTG CTGGATCTTCCCAAGTGAGATGGAACGGCTTATCCCCAAATATATTAGCCACAGCTCACGATGGAGATATTAAAATATGGGATCAACGGAAAGGAAATAGTCCTGTGCAGTACATAGCCGCTCACCTAACAAAG ATACATGGTTTAGATTGGTGTCCCTTTCAACAAAACCAACTGGCCACTTCTAGTCAGGATTGTACAGTGAAAATTTTCGATATTAGCAATCCGCGCAGAGCCGAAAGTATTGTTACAACGAATTCACCAGTATGGAGAGTCAGATATACG CCGTTTGGAGAAGGTTTAGTGACGATAGTGGTGCCGCAATTACGACGAGGAGAGAACAGTTTATTGTTATGGAACACAACGAATCTCGGTGCACCTATTTACACGTTCGTAGGACACACAGACGTTGTTCTTGAATTTCAATGGAGGCACCAAAAATTAG AAAATAGTGAATTCGAATTGATTACTTGGTCAAAGGATCAATGCTTGAGGATATATAAAATTGATCCATTCTTGAAGAAA TTGTGCGGACATGGCATGGATGACAGCGCATCTATTTATACACAGTATTCAGAAGATAATAATTTAA GAACACTCCAGACTATCCAACAGCTACAACTGAATGATACTCAAGCCGACCGGGAATTGAATTGTATAGCAACGAAAGCGGACGAATCTACGATGAATTCTGAATCGGATACGTACATTGAGAATAATAAAGAAATATCGTCTCCCACGCAACCAAAGACTCTGCAACAAGAATTTTCTTTAATCAACATGAACATACCGAATATAGAG GTGAACGCGATGGACGCTGTGGAGCGTAGTTGCACCGTAACAgcgtcgaataaaagttacaacGTCATATTGAAAGTGAATTTCCCCGCGAATTATCCGTATAGCGCGCAACCCACATTCCAATTCTGTCCTGGAACAACAATCGACAACGCAACAATGACGAAACTGTTGAAAGTGTTGAAACAAACTGCTCAGCAACGCGTGAAAAAGAACAGATCCTGTTTAGAACCATGTCTGAGGCAATTGATCGCAACTTTGGAGCAA ACATGTAAAAAAGACGAAAATGAAACTACGCACATCGGATACGACATTCAGGACAACGCTAATTTTTTAAGTTCCTCGAATATGTATACAAACTATCAGGACGCTTATATACCCTTCCCCAGGACCTCGGGAGCCAAGTTCTGCTGCGTAG GTATTCTTGTATGTTTTGGTCGTGCGTCGTATACTAGAAGGACGTCGATGAAGCCGGAGAGCACGACGCCTAGAGCTCTGTCCGCTTTAGGAAACGGAATTGGCAATGGGGAACATTTCATGCATATGTATTCGAATTCGTATGTGCAATCCAACGAGAACATTCCCATCAGTTCCTTCTACTTTCAAGACCGT AAAATGAGTCGCGGATTACACAACACCAGTAGAATGACTCACAGAACGTATTGTAAAAATTATCACTTCATGGTAATCATTTACGATGCTTCGTCATTATTTTTCGTGAATAAGGAGCTGGCTGAGAAATATGT GATTAATATCACCGACATTCCAGCGATGTGTCAATACAATGCGAACGTCGCTGCGCAATTGGAACGGCCCGATTTGGTTCAGGCATGGTGTTTGGCCGCTCTTGTGATATCGCAACCGGTTTCAAACGTTGGACAAAATTCTTGTCAGTCACCCGACATCGATGCACCATGGCCACTGCATCCTTTTGGTCAAAATTTAATTCATTCTTT AATACAGCATTATGCCAATCAATCAGATATTCAAATGGCAGGCATGCTGAGCTGTGCATTTAGCTATCGTTCAGAGAACCCAGATGTCGTTCAGACCCGGCTAAGTAGCAAGTCTGTTAACGTCAGT AGGCTTTCTACAGGAAAGTGGTGGTTGAAG CATCGGAGTGGAAGTGTCGTGATGCCACAGAGCATGCAG CCTGGGGGATCACCAtaccacaccatacatttagcCGACACCACCTTGGAAGGATGGAATTTTCAGAATTTGAAACAACACAGATCCAACTCGTGGTCTGACTCCCTCGACGACTTAAAGCTCATCCAGGACACATTTGGAGACTCCGTAAAGAATATTAG GCTACTCGATGAAAAGTACACCACTCTTTACGACGGATACAAGAAAGCATACGCGGAAGTGCTGCACAGATGGCGACTGTTGGATGCTCGAGCACAAGTATTGAAGCACGTCAGCACAACCCCTCTGGACACGCATAAAGGCGTTGAATTTCAGAGCGAATGCCAATTGTGTAGCAAAGTTAGCAGAGGTCCCCAATGTGTAAATTGTAAACGACTCGCCCTGGAATGCGTGATTTGTCACATTTCTGTGAGAG GTCCAAGTAATTTCTGTATATTTTGTGGGCACGGAGGACACACGCAACACTTGGCAGCATGGTTTGCCAACGAGACACTGTGCCCGACAGGTTGCGGATGTAACTGTTTGCAAGAGAGTTCTACCCTCTTAAAGGTGTAA